The Bartonella sp. HY328 genome contains the following window.
GAAATTTGCCATCATAGGCGACATAATCGCAATTTATTACAGCAATTTTATTTTTATTTCTTCATTTTAGACAATGATTTTTGATAGTATTTACCGCATCTAAATATTTATTATTTTCTTCCGCAAGGTTTATCCCTATCCATTTATTATCAACTACAATATCGCTCAAACTTGTCAGCAAAATTAAAGCATTATTATTATGATAAGTAATATTAATATCATAACTTCTTTTTAGCTGCAGAATCCTATTTTTGTTTTTATTAAATATTTTTTAAATTGCCTTTTATTTATATCAATATAATAAAATAATATAATATCTTCATTTATTGAATTATCATTTCGATATGCATCATAAAAATTAATTTGTATTGATGATTTATAATATTTATATAATTTATCTTCTTTATCGAAAAATATTAGAAAATCAGGATTTTTGGGTGCAGACTTAAAAATATTTAAATTATTTTTATTCAAGCAGCTTATAAATTCATCAAGGTAATCACTGCGTATGTGACTATGCGTTAGATGAAGAGAAATATTGTCTTGAGAAAAAGCTGAATTTATATAGAACGGAAATATCAGCAAAATAATAAGGCGATATTTAAACATAACCTTTTGTATAAGCATATAAAAATCCTTTATAACTTATTTGGGCATTGCTGAAAATATTGAACCTAGCTGACGTTAAGGCAAAAATATAAAAGTTTTATCATCTTTATTTTTTGGCCAATCGATTTTAAGGTGCCATAAATATTAGCAAGATTAAAGACCGAATTAATTTCCAAAGCAAAGAAACATTTAACTGCCAATTTAAAAAAACGAAAAACGATTAAGCCCACCAATTTAAAATGACAAAGCTTGTAATTTTATTTCATCTGGTGATGAAAATTCTATCCATCACCAGATTATTATCATATTATATTTATGGCTTTGGAATGGTGACATTCACCGTAAATTCGCCATTTTCCTCGAGTTGTAAACCTTCGTCAACTGCGATTTCCTCGTCATTAACGCGGATTTTTAACTCGCTACCCTTTGGTGTAACCGTGATGTGGTAAATGGCATCACCATTTTTATAATCAATCTTAAACTGTTTCCAATCACTTGGAATAGATGGATTGATATAAAGCCGGTCAGCCTCTTTACGAATACCCAAAATAGCCTCGGTTGCAGCGCGATAGAACCAGCCAGCAGACCCCGTATACCACGTCCAACCCCCCTGCCCTCGCCACGGCTCGACAGAATAAATATCAGCCGCAATAGCATAAGGCTCAACCTTGTAGATTTCAGGCTTTTGGCCATGACTGATGGGATTGACCATGGAAAAGACTTTATAGGCGTCATCGGCTTTGCCCATTTTTGCAAGTGCCAAAATGCTCCATAAAGCGCCATGGGTGTACTGGCCACCATTTTCGCGAACGCCAGGTGGATAGCCTTTAATATAGCCCGGTTCTTGTACGGTTTTATCAAAAGGTGGCCAAAATAAACGGATAAGGCCGCCTTCTTCATCAAGTAGATGTTCAAGCATAGATGCCATAGCTTGTTCTTGGCGATCAGATGCGGCAACACCTGACAAAACACTCCATGATTGGGCAATGGTATCAATTTTACATTCATCGCTCAAATGCGAACCAAGCGGTGCGCCATTATCATAAAAGCCACGACGATACCATTCGCCATCCCATGCATTATCATGCAAGGCTTTGGTTAAATGTTCAATATGACTATTCCAAGCATTGACATGGGCTTCATCGCCGCGTGCTTTGGCAAGAGGTATAAATTGTTGCAAAGTGGCACAAAGGAACCAGCCAAGCCAAACGCTTTCGCCCTTGCCTTCAACGCCGACAAGATTCATGCCGTCATTCCAGTCGCCGCCGAGCATGAGAGGCAAACCATTTTCGCCAGTTCGTTTTATCGCTAAATCAAGTGCCAAAGCGCAATGATCATAGAGCGAAACACTTAACCCTGAGCGCTCTGGTGTGAAATAGGAATCATGCTGACCTTCATTTAACAATTCCCCTTCGATAAAGGCGATTTTTTGGTCTAGAATATCGCTATTGCCTGTCACTTTAACATAAAGCGATACGCCATAGCCAAGCCATACCACATCATCTGAAATAAGCGTGCGTACCCCTGATCCAGATTGCGGCAACCACCAATGCTGAACATCACCTTCTTTAAATTGACGAGATGCGGCATTGATTAATTGCTCACTTGCAAGGTTTGGCTCGAGCAACAGCATGGATAAGGTATCCTGCAGCTGATCGCGAAACCCAAACGCACCACTTGCTTGATAAAAAGCAGCCCGCGCCATAATACGACAAGCATAGGCTTGATAAGGCAACCAATGATTGACCATTAGATCAAAAGAAGGATCTGGCGTTTTTACCTGTAAAGGTGCGGTAAAATCGCGCCAGAATTGCTTTTGCTTGGCCAATAGATCCGCAAAATTTGACTTTTTGGCTTCATCCAAAACAACTTTTGCCTGATCAATATTATTGCCATTACCAAGATAAAAAATTACCTCTTTCGTTTCACTTGGTGCAATTTCAATATCAATTGCTAAAGCGCTACAAGGATCAAGTCCAGCTTCAACACGATTAGAAAGGTCTTTTGCATCGCGTATAGCTTGCGGATGCTCAATTACCCCTAATGGGCCGATAAACTCATTACGGTCTGCACTGACACTGCTTGGCTTAATGGAGGCGGCAACAAAACTGGCAAGATCAGCCTTTTCGGTTTGATAAGGATTGCGTACAAATAAAGCTCCGCGCGCCTTATCATGGGTTGGTACAATGAAAGGTGCATTTTTAGCGCGTACTGATCCCAAAACCCATTCGGTATAATGATAAAGCCGTAAGCGCTTTTTCGTGGTTGAGTTGTTTTTAATCGTCAATCTTGACAATTTTACCGGATTAACGGGGTCAACAATATGGGTTAACTGGTAATCCACCTTGTCATGGGTTGACGAGAATTGCGAATAGCCCTGCCCGTGGCGCGCTTCATAAACCACATTATGATCACGCTCCACTGCAGATACCGGAGAGAAGCTACGCAAACTATCACGATCAACAATATAGAGCGCTTCACCAGGACGGTTCGAAACTGGATCATTCGCCCAGCGCGTCAATTGATAGTCGCGGCTATTACCAGCCCAAGTAAAACTTGAACCTTCGCTTGAGACATGCATGCCAAAATGCTCATTGCTAATGACATTGATCCAAGGATGAGGGGTGGTATTAGCACCAATAAGACGCGTGACATAGCTACCATCTGTATCAAAGCCACCATAATTATTCCAGAATTGCAAATCCTTGCCATTGGCAAAACGGCGATCATCAACCTTACTAATAAGGCCGATGGCCGTTGCCTTTGGTTTTATATTGGCTTCTTTATCAATCAAACTTGCTTCATCGCTGGTATTGGCAATGATCAGGCTATTATGTGGCGTAGATTTACCTAATGCTTTGTCATTCCCTATACTATTTGAAAGCTTACCATTGCTTGGATCATTGGCAATGCTTTCCATGCGCTTTAGCTGTTCTGCCAAGGTACCATTAGCGGCATGAAGAACAATGCGAGCGCTGCTAAGTAAAGTATCAAAACTTGCATCACTAATTTGATCGCGCCGAATGGTAAAGATATGGGGCTTTCCATTACTATCATTCGAGCGATTACGGTACCCTTCACACATCCAATCAATAGCGCGCTGTGTATCTTGAGCATAAGAAAAAGCACGCTCATTTAACACAACACAATCAACAATCAAACCGCGTGTGCGCCAAAATTCATGGGCGCGTAACAGACTTTGTAAAATGCCAATATCAGTCTCATTGCTAATGCGTAAAACGAAAATTGGATAGTCACCCGATATTGACATTGGCCAAAGATCAGATTGTTTACCAAGCCCCGTTGCAATGCGCTCTGATGGAAGCCAAGGCCGCTCAGGATAGATAAGATAGCCGGCATATTTTTGGAAATCGAGAGCTTGCTTTGGTGTAATGCCAACTTGATATAAAGTCACTTGCGAGCGTGTCCAAGCCACAGCAAATTCACGCGGGAAGGCATTGGGTTGGCGATAATAAGCAATGTTATTATCTAGCTTTTCACGATTATCGGCAACAAGTGTCCAAAAGACGAGATCAATTTTTTTGTGGGCAGGCACGCGCACCTTGCAGCGAATAGCAGCAATAGGGTCAAGTACACAGCCTGATGAGCCTGCAAATGTCTTATCACGATCAAAAATAATTGGTCGCCAGATGGTTCTACCACGGCCGATAAAGGCAGCACGATCTGTTTCAGCTTCCGCCTCGCGGATAGCACCTGCTGCATCGGTAACAAAATGACTTACATAAATATCACGATCATTGGGGCTACGCTTGCGGCGATGGGCAAAAATGGTTGCGCCGTCATCGGCAATTTCAGTTTCAACAAACATCCGAGAGAAAACCGGATGGGCAGCATCATTATCTGCGGTTGTTAAAACAAGTTCGCCATAAGAGGTAATCTCGATAATGCGATCTTTGCCAGTGGTATTGATAAGTTCGATCCGCCTGCCCTCGCCATCGCCTTCTGAAGCAACAATCACTTCAACGGTTGATTTTATGCCATCAACAGTTTTATGATATTCCGCTTTTTCAGCGGTGAAGACACAAAGACAATCTTCCTCACTCACACGGGTTGGCTCACTGGTTGCCGACCACCACCGACCAGTTGACACATCACGTAGGAATAAGAAAGTGCCTTGTTGGTCTTGCGCGCTATCAGCTTCAAAACGGGTCACCATTACATCATTCCAACGGCTATAGCCTGCGCCCTTTGAAGTGAGCATGACATTATAGCTGCCATTGGATAATAATAAGGTTTCACGCGCTGCCGCCAATGGATCGTTGATAATACGCATGGGCGCATCTTCAAAGCCGCCCGCATCGGAGCGCATTGGATTTGCAGTTTTAGCATGGACAACGGGGATTTCACGCGGTGCTTTTTCTTGTAATAAAAGCTCTGTTGCTTCAATCACCGGATCAGAATGGAAACGCTCGCGCATAATGCCATCAAAAATGACATTGGATATGGCAAGAATAGACATTCCGTGATGGTGGGCATAATAATTATGCACTATTGCACAATGCTTACCCTCTGGTACACGCGCAGGAGTAAAATCAACCGCATCATAAAAGCCATATTGTCCTAAAGCACCAATTTTGCGCAAATTGCGCAAATTGCTAACCGCTTCACTTGGGCTATATTGCGCAGCTAATAGGCTTGCATAAGGGGCAATGACTGCATTACGCGATAGGCCGCGCTTAAGGCCAAGACTTGGTACACCAAAGGGGCCATATTGATAGTTCATCTGCTGGTCGCGCGCATTAAATGCCGCTTCCGATATGCCCCAAGGTAGCGAGCGTTCGCGCGCATAGCGAATTTGCTCACGCACAACAAGACGGTTAGTCTGGTCAAGCAGCGAGCCAAGCGGCTCACGCATCACCAAGGGTGGCATCAAATATTCAAACATCGAGCCTGACCAGGATAGCAAAGCGCCTTTCCAACCAACGGGTACAAGCAAACGACCAAGACGGAACCAATGTTCAACCTTAAGATCCCCCTTAGCAATAGCAAATAGGCTTGAAAGCCGTGCTTCCGAGGCAAGCAAGTCATAGCAGCTTTCATCAAGCTCATTTTCTTGAACGCGGTAGCCAATCGACAATAAACGACGTTCCTTGCGCTCAAGGAAATCAAATTTCATATCAAAGGCATATTGGCGCGCTTGCTCGGCAAGACGCAGTAAATGCGCGCGCAAGAAATCGCTATCATGGTCACCGGTTATATCCAGCTCATGAGCGGCACACGTATCTAACAAACGCTCGGCCCAAGCTAGGGCCTGCGCAGAGCGGCTACTATGCAATTCATTGTCAAGTTCGCGTACCAATTTTGCAATATCACTTGCCATGAGGCTAATATCATGAATGCGGAAGGTCGCGGTTTCTGGTTCACTCAATAGTTGGAAAACGGCACGGCGGAAGTTTTGCGTACGCTCAAAAATACGCGCACGTAATGGGCGTAAAACACGCCGATCATTGGGGATTTCCGCCAAGGCCTCTTCAATAATATCATTAACATCATTAAGGCCAGCAAAATCGGTTTGTACATAAACGGCGGGCGCTTCTGCCCAAGACCGCAACGCCGATGACAGGGTGACCAAATGACCGGCAAGATTGCCAGAATCGACGGTTGAAACATAAAGCGGCAATAATGGCCGCAAACTATCGGTTTCATACCAGTTATAAAGGTGGCCTTGATATTTTTCTAACTTGTCAAGGGTCGCAAGCGAAAGCTCAAGGCGGCGCAAAGTATCACTAAAACTAATCCAACCAAAATCACGGGCTGAAACAATAGCTAGCAAATAAACGCCAATATTAGTAGGCGAGGTGCGCTTGGCAACAATTGGTTCTGGCTCTTCTTGAAAATTATCAGGGGGAAGAAAATTATTTTCCTCATTAGCAAATGTTTCATAATAAAGCCAAGTGCGCCGCGCAATGCGACGAAGTTCCGCTTTGTCACTGGCATGAAGTTCCAGCGAATCTTGTACAGCAGCCGAGCGGCTAACAATCCAAGCGATAAAAGGTGAAAAAAACCAAACAAAACCAAAAGGTAAAGCCAATAATGCAGCTGGAGCGGTTAGTATAATTGGTAAGGCGATAGCAATAAGACCAATAATGCTGGCTGGCCACATAAGACCAATATAGGAAATTAAGGTATTTGGCCCAGATTTAGTTGCAGCCGATGAGCGCCATTCCAATAAATTTTGATGAGAAATACCGAGCCTGTAAAGAGTGCGAATTATTGCATCGACCATGTAATAAGCGGTATGGGCAATAAAGGTTAATCGTAAAGTAGCTTCTGCGGTATTTGATGAAATGCTGGTTATGACCGCTTGTAAATGACCACGGATTGAATAAT
Protein-coding sequences here:
- a CDS encoding GH36-type glycosyl hydrolase domain-containing protein, with protein sequence MVKNIVSGNWFHFGQENWQSQKLAARPIRAVYKSASQLRELANEMAGHEPIALPEYDPFIFGARLSEDSKIILYVFRATDAAARNNETVTPAAQWLLDNHYTIDKAIQQTRRDFPRGFLKQLPAYGDNDKIARIFAMAWLYVAHTDSNFSLETLTEMVEGYQEKEPLRIGELWALPSAIRFLLIDNARRLCLRIEKARQMRFNANEVADKIIAMGEEDDVNELFAGYREFLGDTSFAAHLLNRLRGASVDCSRALTLIDDELSRQNIDSETIMVNEHSRQATGGVTMGNVIKSLKAIDDVDWTSWFESVSHVDFLLRNNSDFSQVDFHSRNNYRRIIEKLARRSPNDELTVTRKALELADETRSEENVKANPAIRSLAWFLVGEGRSGLEKRCDYEPTFNDKFMRFFKGLGIWNIAVPVTILTLVLLAIVYCCLHLLGLPQSFALLFTAFAIFPSMDIASALYNLLISWTVEPNRLIGYEYKDGIPEDARTLVVVPTMINSRDSVDEQVRNLEVHYLNNPNGAIGFVLLSDWPDAKEEETKEDLDLLDYARDAIAKLNHHYFGDNVPQFFILHRRRLYNKSEGCFMGWERKRGKLHELNLLLRGDQDTSFFPVDPNLPRNVRYIMTLDSDTRLTPDSVTLMVGKLSHPINRPVHDPKTNNVIAGYGILQPRVTPSLTTGEEASFLQRVFSLNRGIDPYVFAVSDTYQDLLGEGSFTGKGLYDIDAFERAMDGRIDENAVLSHDLLEGGYARAALVTDVEVIEDYPTAYQVDAARHHRWVRGDWQLLPYLFKNRGISLITRWKMQDNLRRSLTPLLWCAASIAGWCLMPLSIALIWQAFLLIGMFIAPTLGVLRNMLSINRDYSIRGHLQAVITSISSNTAEATLRLTFIAHTAYYMVDAIIRTLYRLGISHQNLLEWRSSAATKSGPNTLISYIGLMWPASIIGLIAIALPIILTAPAALLALPFGFVWFFSPFIAWIVSRSAAVQDSLELHASDKAELRRIARRTWLYYETFANEENNFLPPDNFQEEPEPIVAKRTSPTNIGVYLLAIVSARDFGWISFSDTLRRLELSLATLDKLEKYQGHLYNWYETDSLRPLLPLYVSTVDSGNLAGHLVTLSSALRSWAEAPAVYVQTDFAGLNDVNDIIEEALAEIPNDRRVLRPLRARIFERTQNFRRAVFQLLSEPETATFRIHDISLMASDIAKLVRELDNELHSSRSAQALAWAERLLDTCAAHELDITGDHDSDFLRAHLLRLAEQARQYAFDMKFDFLERKERRLLSIGYRVQENELDESCYDLLASEARLSSLFAIAKGDLKVEHWFRLGRLLVPVGWKGALLSWSGSMFEYLMPPLVMREPLGSLLDQTNRLVVREQIRYARERSLPWGISEAAFNARDQQMNYQYGPFGVPSLGLKRGLSRNAVIAPYASLLAAQYSPSEAVSNLRNLRKIGALGQYGFYDAVDFTPARVPEGKHCAIVHNYYAHHHGMSILAISNVIFDGIMRERFHSDPVIEATELLLQEKAPREIPVVHAKTANPMRSDAGGFEDAPMRIINDPLAAARETLLLSNGSYNVMLTSKGAGYSRWNDVMVTRFEADSAQDQQGTFLFLRDVSTGRWWSATSEPTRVSEEDCLCVFTAEKAEYHKTVDGIKSTVEVIVASEGDGEGRRIELINTTGKDRIIEITSYGELVLTTADNDAAHPVFSRMFVETEIADDGATIFAHRRKRSPNDRDIYVSHFVTDAAGAIREAEAETDRAAFIGRGRTIWRPIIFDRDKTFAGSSGCVLDPIAAIRCKVRVPAHKKIDLVFWTLVADNREKLDNNIAYYRQPNAFPREFAVAWTRSQVTLYQVGITPKQALDFQKYAGYLIYPERPWLPSERIATGLGKQSDLWPMSISGDYPIFVLRISNETDIGILQSLLRAHEFWRTRGLIVDCVVLNERAFSYAQDTQRAIDWMCEGYRNRSNDSNGKPHIFTIRRDQISDASFDTLLSSARIVLHAANGTLAEQLKRMESIANDPSNGKLSNSIGNDKALGKSTPHNSLIIANTSDEASLIDKEANIKPKATAIGLISKVDDRRFANGKDLQFWNNYGGFDTDGSYVTRLIGANTTPHPWINVISNEHFGMHVSSEGSSFTWAGNSRDYQLTRWANDPVSNRPGEALYIVDRDSLRSFSPVSAVERDHNVVYEARHGQGYSQFSSTHDKVDYQLTHIVDPVNPVKLSRLTIKNNSTTKKRLRLYHYTEWVLGSVRAKNAPFIVPTHDKARGALFVRNPYQTEKADLASFVAASIKPSSVSADRNEFIGPLGVIEHPQAIRDAKDLSNRVEAGLDPCSALAIDIEIAPSETKEVIFYLGNGNNIDQAKVVLDEAKKSNFADLLAKQKQFWRDFTAPLQVKTPDPSFDLMVNHWLPYQAYACRIMARAAFYQASGAFGFRDQLQDTLSMLLLEPNLASEQLINAASRQFKEGDVQHWWLPQSGSGVRTLISDDVVWLGYGVSLYVKVTGNSDILDQKIAFIEGELLNEGQHDSYFTPERSGLSVSLYDHCALALDLAIKRTGENGLPLMLGGDWNDGMNLVGVEGKGESVWLGWFLCATLQQFIPLAKARGDEAHVNAWNSHIEHLTKALHDNAWDGEWYRRGFYDNGAPLGSHLSDECKIDTIAQSWSVLSGVAASDRQEQAMASMLEHLLDEEGGLIRLFWPPFDKTVQEPGYIKGYPPGVRENGGQYTHGALWSILALAKMGKADDAYKVFSMVNPISHGQKPEIYKVEPYAIAADIYSVEPWRGQGGWTWYTGSAGWFYRAATEAILGIRKEADRLYINPSIPSDWKQFKIDYKNGDAIYHITVTPKGSELKIRVNDEEIAVDEGLQLEENGEFTVNVTIPKP